The following coding sequences are from one Archocentrus centrarchus isolate MPI-CPG fArcCen1 chromosome 4, fArcCen1, whole genome shotgun sequence window:
- the samd13 gene encoding sterile alpha motif domain-containing protein 13 translates to MKNYCNVKDPGMEDKANGSVDTKSPVENGQLPDPSNWGVSDVVNYFKATGFEEQAMAFQDQEIDGKSLLLMTRNDVLTGLSIKLGPALKIYEYHVKPLQTQHLKSNAS, encoded by the exons ATGAAAAATTACTGTAACGTTAAAGATC CCGGCATGGAAGACAAGGCAAATGGATCAGTTGACACCAAAAG CCCAGTGGAGAATGGTCAGCTGCCGGACCCTTCCAACTGGGGGGTTTCTGACGTTGTGAATTATTTTAAAGCAACAGGGTTTGAGGAGCAAGCTATGGCTTTCCAGGATCAG GAAATTGATGGTAAGTCACTGCTCCTGATGACACGTAACGACGTCCTGACAGGGCTGTCGATAAAACTCGGCCCTGCGCTGAAGATCTACGAGTATCACGTGAAGCCGCTGCAGACTCAGCACCTGAAAAGCAACGCCTCGTAG
- the uox gene encoding uricase codes for MANASDQVEFVRTGYGKKTVKVLFIRRQGRHHYIIEVKADVELTLKTRKDYLTGDNSEIIPTDTIKNTVHGLAKLKGIKTIEQFSLDICNHFLTSFNHVLKAKVYMEEAPWRRLEKNGVEHAHAFIFSPEAYRFCDVEQISSGIPVVHSGVKNMKVLKTTQSGFEGFFRDRFTTLKDTRDRFFCTSVYARWRYNKIQDVNFDAAWKTVKETIIERFAGPYDRGEYSPSVQKTLYETQVQVLDRIPEVDEIEIIMPNEHYFTIDMTRMGLVNNDEVLLPLDNPSGNITGTVRRKQRARL; via the exons ATGGCAAATGCTTCAGATCAG GTGGAGTTTGTGCGAACAGGCTATGGCAAGAAAACAGTGAAGGTGCTGTTCATCCGGAGGCAGGGAAGACACCATTACATCATTGAGGTGAAGGCTGATGTGGAGCTCACGCTGAAAACACGCAAAGATTATCTAACTGGAGACAACTCAGAAATCATCCCCACTGACACCATTAAAAACACCGTTCATGGTCTGGCCAAGCTCAAAGGG ATAAAGACCATCGAACAGTTTTCCCTGGATATCTGCAATCATTTCCTAACCTCTTTTAACCATGTGCTGAAGGCCAAAGTTTACATGGAGGAGGCTCCGTGGAGACGGCTGGAGAAG AATGGGGTAGAGCATGCTCATGCATTTATATTCAGCCCAGAGGCTTACCGCTTCTGTGATGTTGAACAGATTAGCAGTG GGATCCCTGTGGTTCACAGTGGGGTGAAGAATATGAAGGTGCTGAAAACCACCCAATCTGGTTTTGAAGGCTTCTTCAGAGACCGCTTCACTACCCTGAAAGACACCAGGGACAGGTTTTTCTGCACCTCTGTCTATGCTAGGTGGCGCTACAACAAGATCCAAGATGTTAACTTTGATGCCGCATG GAAGACCGTAAAGGAGACAATTATTGAGAGGTTTGCTGGCCCCTATGATCGCGGGGAGTACTCCCCCTCTGTGCAGAAGACCCTCTATGAAACGCAGGTTCAAGTCTTGGATCGAATTCCTGAG GTGGATGAAATAGAGATCATTATGCCCAATGAGCACTACTTCACCATAGACATGACAAGAATGGGTCTTGTCAACAATGATGAG GTACTTCTTCCCCTGGATAATCCCTCAGGGAACATAACAGGGACAGTCCGCAGGAAGCAGCGAGCACGGCTGTAA
- the dnase2b gene encoding deoxyribonuclease-2-beta, translated as MVLSTCCLSPFSPTTCLQKKVSLPVEGDFLQRVVLPLHSGHWELKILVFCCCTVCSAEISCKNEEGEPVDWFIIYKLPRYVNGDISSGVEYMYLDSSKESWEMSKYMINSSQGAIANTLNQLYMGKEYKFNTSVYALYNDAPPVLKYIQQYGHTKGALLFDHSQGFWLSHSIPHFPSFPERGYLYPSSGKVNGQTALCVTYQYQEFLHIATQLVYLYPRFYNCSVPAAFLADLPQLAQLCAGAKPQLSSNKRMEQLFSAGGEKFVSFVKSENFVDDIYTGWVAQTLGADLLVESWQTQGHDLPSNCSLPKHTMNIKRIQFPRSVLFHSHNDHSKWCVSRLYEDQVTCLGDLNRERGQLWRGGGLICSFNPLIYKAFREVVDWYIGC; from the exons ATGGTGCTTTCTACCTGCTGTCTGTCTCCCTTCAGCCCCACAACCTGTCTCCAGAAAAAGGTGTCTCTGCCAGTGGAGGGGGATTTTCTGCAGAGGGTGGTGCTACCTTTGCACTCAGGTCATTGGGAGTTAAAG attcttgtgttttgttgttgcacAGTTTGTAGCGCTGAAATTTCCTGTAAAAATGAAGAGGGTGAGCCAGTTGATTG GTTTATCATCTACAAACTGCCCAGGTACGTAAATGGTGACATCAGCAGTGGGGTGGAGTACATGTACTTGGACTCATCAAAAGAAAGCTGGGAAATGAGTAAATATATGATTAACTCCAGCCAAGGAGCCATAGCGAACACCCTGAACCAGCTTTACATGGGAAAAGAGTACAAG TTCAACACTTCAGTCTATGCACTCTATAATGATGCCCCACCAGTCCTGAAATACATCCAACAATATGGACACACTAAAG GGGCACTGCTCTTTGACCACTCTCAAGGTTTCTGGCTGTCGCACAGCATTCCCCATTTCCCCTCCTTCCCCGAGAGAGGGTACCTTTACCCTTCTTCTGGCAAAGTCAATGGCCAGACTGCACTGTGTGTGACCTACCAGTACCAAGAGTTTCTTCATATAG CTACACAGTTGGTCTACCTTTACCCACGCTTCTATAACTGCTCTGTGCCTGCTGCATTCTTGGCCGACCTGCCACAGCTGGCCCAGTTATGTGCAGGCGCCAAACCGCAGCTGTCCTCAAATAAAAGAATGGAGCAGCTTTTTTCAGCCGGAGGGGAGAAGTTTGTCAGTTTTGTTAAATCTGAAAACTTTGTTGATG ATATCTACACAGGCTGGGTGGCTCAGACCCTGGGTGCCGACCTTTTAGTGGAGTCCTGGCAGACACAAGGTCACGACCTGCCCTCCAACTGCTCGCTGCCCAAACACACCATGAACATTAAGAGAATTCAGTTTCCCAGATCAGTCCTGTTCCATTCGCACAACGATCACTCAAAGTGGTGCGTGTCACGACTTTATGAGGACCAGGTGACCTGCCTGGGGGAcctaaacagagagagaggccagcTGTGGCGTGGTGGCGGTCTGATCTGTTCCTTCAACCCCTTAATTTACAAGGCCTTCAGGGAGGTGGTGGATTGGTACATTGGCTGCTaa
- the LOC115778889 gene encoding LOW QUALITY PROTEIN: deoxyribonuclease-2-alpha-like (The sequence of the model RefSeq protein was modified relative to this genomic sequence to represent the inferred CDS: deleted 1 base in 1 codon) — METDRYTTVMRVLLSVGILFQGCNSKFKCRNDNGAEVDWYILYKYPNMDNRGLSYLYMDERTNGWILSTENINSASGTLANTLKPLLDFYDRKIEGFGYMLYSDQPPEPYVAPSSFGHSKGVVMLDKKTGVWLSHSTPKFPAYRKKAFWPSSGNVNAQTFMCVTYSYDEFKEIGLQLKYIHAYSYDSEIPQTFHNELRCVAQRDCYPKKEPWFRVVTLTSSSGHNFLSFAKYKRFGDDLYSGLVAKAIGGNLYVKSWGKMRRPLSSNCSASIPNHVYNVKKVKLPNTNPFSDTVDHSKWSVTSGGDWTCIADMNREEKQMERGGGAICTNDSVVGAAFYEMNAAYEQCSNHDARNREL, encoded by the exons ATGGAAACAGATAGATAT ACCACAGTGATGAGAGTCCTCTTGAGTGTTGGGATCCTTTTCCAAGGGTgcaattcaaaattc aaatgcagGAATGACAACGGAGCTGAAGTTGACTG GTATATTTTGTACAAGTATCCCAATATGGATAATCGTGGATTGTCATACTTGTATATGGATGAGAGAACCAACGGATGGATACTCAGCACAGAGAACATCAACAGTGCTTCTGGCACTCTAGCAAACACCCTGAAACCTCTTCTCGACTTCTATGACAGAAAG ATCGAAGGCTTTGGATACATGCTGTACAGTGACCAGCCTCCAGAACCATATGTTGCTCCTTCCTCATTTGGCCACAGTAAAG GGGTTGTGATGTTGGACAAAAAGACTGGAGTTTGGCTTTCACACAGTACACCAAAATTTCCAGCATATCGCAAGAAAGCCTTCTGGCCTAGTAGTGGAAATGTAAATGCTcaaacatttatgtgtgtgacTTACTCCTATGATGAATTCAAAGAAATAG GACTGCAGCTCAAGTACATCCACGCTTATTCGTATGACTCTGAAATCCCACAAACCTTTCACAATGAGCTCCGATGCGTGGCACAGAGAGACTGCTACCCAAAAAAGGAGCCGTGGTTTAGAGTGGTGACATTGACTTCTTCAAGCGGGCATAACTTCCTCAGCTTTGCAAAATACAAACGTTTTGGTGATG ATCTTTACTCTGGTCTTGTTGCAAAAGCCATTGGAGGGAATCTGTATGTCAAGAGCTGGGGAAAGATGCGCCGCCCTCTGTCTTCTAACTGCAGTGCCAGCATCCCTAATCATGTGTacaatgtgaaaaaagtaaagCTTCCAAATACTAACCCCTTCAGCGATACTGTAGATCACTCCAAGTGGAGCGTGACCTCAGGTGGTGACTGGACCTGCATCGCTGATATGAACAGGGAGGAGAAACAGATGGAAAGAGGTGGAGGAGCAATATGCACTAATGACAGCGTAGTTGGGGCGGCTTTCTATGAAATGAACGCGGCTTATGAACAATGTTCAAATCATGATGCTCGAAATCGAGAGCTGTGA
- the rpf1 gene encoding ribosome production factor 1, which produces MDITEVSTSQDGKGKKSKNKKAKKKSVSQEGDGEGSGVEEKKMVKSEGAVAFPPTFSVSEIKNKQRRHFMFMKLKQEKRKQKMQLRKKRRKEREALGDKAPPKEVPKTIENQRVYDETTVDPEDEEIAFDEGTDEFSAYFNGLTNPKVLITTSDRPRGRTVRFCEQLATVIPNAHVYYRRGLALKRIIPQCIARDFTYLMVINQDRQLPNGLVLCHLPNGPTAHFKVSSVRLRKEMKRRGKDPTEHYPEVILNNFTTRLGHTIGRLFAALFPQEPHFIGRQVATFHNQRDFIFFRFHRYIFKNEKKVGIQELGPRFTLKLRSLQKGTFDSKYGEYEWVMKRHEMEACRRKFQL; this is translated from the exons ATGGACATTACAGAGGTCTCAACGAGCCAGGACGGCAAAGGTAAGAAGAGTAAGAATAAGAAAGCGAAGAAGAAGAGCGTGAGTCAGGAGGGAGATGGAGAAGGCAGCGGAgtggaggagaagaagatgGTGAAGAGCGAGGGGGCCGTCGCTTTCCCTCCCACCTTCAGTGTGTCGGAAATCAAGAACAAACAGCGAAGACACTTCATGTTCATGAAACTGAAGCAGGAGAAAAGAAAG CAAAAGATGCAGctgaggaaaaagaggagaaaagaacGGGAAGCTTTAGGTGACAAG GCACCCCCAAAGGAGGTCCCCAAAACAATAGAAAACCAGAGAGTTTATGACGAAACAACAGTCGATCCAGAGGATGAAGAG ATTGCTTTTGACGAAGGAACCGATGAATTCTCCGCCTACTTCAACGGCCTGACAAATCCTAAAGTGCTCATCACAACCTCAGACAGACCCAGAGGG AGGACGGTGAGGTTTTGCGAGCAGCTGGCCACAGTAATCCCAAATGCCCACGTGTACTACAGAAGAGGTTTGGCCCTGAAGAGGATCATACCCCAGTGCATCGCCAGGGACTTCACCTATCTAATGGTCATCAACCAGGATCGCCAACTGCCCA ATGGCTTGGTTCTCTGTCATTTACCCAACGGGCCGACGGCACACTTCAAAGTCAGCAGCGTTCGACTACGCAAGGAGATGAAG AGACGAGGCAAAGATCCAACCGAACACTACCCAGAGGTGATACTCAATAATTTCACCACTCGTTTGGGACACACCATCGGCCGCCTGTTCGCCGCTCTTTTCCCACAGGAACCTCACTTCATTGGCAGACAGGTCGCCACCTTCCACAACCAGAGAGACTTCATCTTTTTCAGATTTCACAG GTACATCTTCAAGAATGAGAAGAAAGTTGGTATTCAGGAGCTGGGACCGCGCTTCACCCTCAAACTCCGCTCTCTACAAAAAGGCACGTTCGACTCAAAGTATGGAGAGTACGAGTGGGTGATGAAG CGCCACGAGATGGAAGCCTGCAGACGGAAGTTCCAGCTTTGA
- the LOC115778780 gene encoding guanine nucleotide-binding protein G(I)/G(S)/G(O) subunit gamma-5 — MSGSSNIVAMKKIVQQLRLEAGINRVKVSQAAADLQQFCLQNAQQDPLLTGMSSSNNPFRPQKVCSFL; from the exons ATGTCTGGATCGTCCAACATAGTAGCGATGAAGAAAATTGTCCAACAGTTACGCCTTGAAGCTGGCATAAACAGAGTGAAG gtGTCTCAGGCCGCAGCGGATCTGCAGCAGTTTTGTCTCCAGAACGCCCAACAGGATCCTCTGCTCACCGGCATGTCGTCCAGCAACAACCCGTTCAGACCGCAGAAAGTCTGTTCCTTCCTATAG